The following are encoded together in the Brassica napus cultivar Da-Ae chromosome A9, Da-Ae, whole genome shotgun sequence genome:
- the LOC106426979 gene encoding cytosolic sulfotransferase 12-like isoform X2 — MTSSSVPIYLGDEDLTQETRDLLSSLPSEKGWLVSQIYQFEGSWHTQGLVQGILNCQKNFKAKDSDIILATTPKSDYRVSPDVDFSELPSPRLMQTHLQHHSLPVSIKSSSCKIVYCCRDPKDVFVSLWHFGRKLSPEETAEYPIEKVVEAFCQGKFIGGPFWDHVLEYWYESRKNPNKVLFVTYEKLKKQTEVEVKRIADFIGCGFTAEEEVSEIVKLCSFESLSKLEVNRQGKLPNGIESNSYFRKGEIGGWRDTLSESLAEVIDRTTEEKFRGSGLKFSC; from the exons ATGACATCATCATCTGTTCCCATTTACTTGGGAGATGAAGATCTGACACAAGAAACAAGAGATCTGCTTTCTTCTCTTCCAAGCGAGAAAGGTTGGTTGGTCAGTCAAATCTATCAATTCGAAGGAAGTTGGCACACACAAGGTCTGGTACAAGGAATCTTGAACTGCCAGAAAAACTTTAAAGCCAAAGATTCAGACATAATCCTCGCCACCACTCCTAAATCAG ATTACCGCGTATCTCCAGACGTCGATTTCTCCGAGTTGCCTTCTCCAAGACTCATGCAAACGCACTTACAGCATCATTCTCTGCCGGTATCCATTAAGAGCTCGTCTTGTAAGATTGTATATTGTTGCAGAGACCCTAAGGACGTGTTTGTTTCCTTATGGCATTTCGGGAGGAAACTTTCTCCTGAAGAAACCGCGGAGTATCCGATTGAAAAAGTGGTTGAAGCGTTTTGTCAAGGGAAGTTTATTGGTGGACCCTTTTGGGATCATGTGTTGGAGTACTGGTACGAAAGCCGCAAGAATCCGAACAAGGTCTTGTTTGTTACATACGAGAAGCTCAAGAAGCAGACCGAAGTTGAGGTTAAGCGAATCGCTGACTTCATTGGATGTGGTTTTACTGCTGAGGAAGAAGTGAGTGAGATTGTGAAGTTGTGTAGTTTTGAGAGTTTGAGTAAACTGGAAGTTAATAGACAAGGGAAATTGCCAAATGGAATAGAGTCTAACTCTTACTTTAGAAAGGGAGAGATTGGAGGTTGGAGAGATACTTTGAGTGAGTCGTTGGCAGAAGTAATAGATAGAACCACTGAAGAGAAGTTTAGAGGTTCTGGTCTGAAATTTTCTTGTTGA
- the LOC106426979 gene encoding cytosolic sulfotransferase 12-like isoform X1 — MTSSSVPIYLGDEDLTQETRDLLSSLPSEKGWLVSQIYQFEGSWHTQGLVQGILNCQKNFKAKDSDIILATTPKSGTTWLKALLFALIHRDKFPVSSKHPLLATNPHPLVPYLEADYRVSPDVDFSELPSPRLMQTHLQHHSLPVSIKSSSCKIVYCCRDPKDVFVSLWHFGRKLSPEETAEYPIEKVVEAFCQGKFIGGPFWDHVLEYWYESRKNPNKVLFVTYEKLKKQTEVEVKRIADFIGCGFTAEEEVSEIVKLCSFESLSKLEVNRQGKLPNGIESNSYFRKGEIGGWRDTLSESLAEVIDRTTEEKFRGSGLKFSC, encoded by the coding sequence ATGACATCATCATCTGTTCCCATTTACTTGGGAGATGAAGATCTGACACAAGAAACAAGAGATCTGCTTTCTTCTCTTCCAAGCGAGAAAGGTTGGTTGGTCAGTCAAATCTATCAATTCGAAGGAAGTTGGCACACACAAGGTCTGGTACAAGGAATCTTGAACTGCCAGAAAAACTTTAAAGCCAAAGATTCAGACATAATCCTCGCCACCACTCCTAAATCAGGTACGACTTGGTTAAAAGctcttctctttgctctcattCACCGAGACAAGTTTCCTGTTTCTAGTAAGCATCCTCTTCTAGCTACCAATCCGCACCCCCTTGTGCCCTACTTGGAAGCAGATTACCGCGTATCTCCAGACGTCGATTTCTCCGAGTTGCCTTCTCCAAGACTCATGCAAACGCACTTACAGCATCATTCTCTGCCGGTATCCATTAAGAGCTCGTCTTGTAAGATTGTATATTGTTGCAGAGACCCTAAGGACGTGTTTGTTTCCTTATGGCATTTCGGGAGGAAACTTTCTCCTGAAGAAACCGCGGAGTATCCGATTGAAAAAGTGGTTGAAGCGTTTTGTCAAGGGAAGTTTATTGGTGGACCCTTTTGGGATCATGTGTTGGAGTACTGGTACGAAAGCCGCAAGAATCCGAACAAGGTCTTGTTTGTTACATACGAGAAGCTCAAGAAGCAGACCGAAGTTGAGGTTAAGCGAATCGCTGACTTCATTGGATGTGGTTTTACTGCTGAGGAAGAAGTGAGTGAGATTGTGAAGTTGTGTAGTTTTGAGAGTTTGAGTAAACTGGAAGTTAATAGACAAGGGAAATTGCCAAATGGAATAGAGTCTAACTCTTACTTTAGAAAGGGAGAGATTGGAGGTTGGAGAGATACTTTGAGTGAGTCGTTGGCAGAAGTAATAGATAGAACCACTGAAGAGAAGTTTAGAGGTTCTGGTCTGAAATTTTCTTGTTGA